A portion of the Sus scrofa isolate TJ Tabasco breed Duroc chromosome 5, Sscrofa11.1, whole genome shotgun sequence genome contains these proteins:
- the LOC100155659 gene encoding 60S ribosomal protein L36a-like: MVNVPKTWRTFCKKYGKQQPHKVTQYKKGKDSLYAQGKRCYDRKQSGYGGQTKPIFWKQDETTKKIVLRLEYVEPNCRSKRMLAIKRCKQR, from the coding sequence ATGGTCAACGTACCTAAAACCTGGAGGACTTTCTGTAAGAAGTATGGAAAGCAGCAGccccacaaagtgacccagtataaGAAGGGCAaggattccctctatgcccaggGAAAGAGGTGCTATGATAGGAAACAGAGTGGCTATGGTGGGCAAACAAAGCCAATTTTCTGGAAGCAGGATGAAACCACAAAGAAGATTGTGCTGAGGCTTGAATATGTTGAGCCCAACTGCAGATCCAAGAGGATGCTGGCCATTAAAAGATGCAAGCAGAGATAA